A region of Terriglobia bacterium DNA encodes the following proteins:
- the pnp gene encoding polyribonucleotide nucleotidyltransferase, with translation MKQTATVELAGGKTLLLETGHLAKQAQGSAIVRSGDNVVIGTACCNPEPREGIDFFPLTVDYREYTYAGGRIPGGFIKREGRPSEREVLTCRQIDRPIRPLFPEGFRNETQVISLVLSADSENDPDVLAINAASCALTLSDIPFHGPVGAVRIGIVNDQMVVNPTYAEMAESLLNIMVVGTAEGICMVESGAKEISEDRVLEAIEFGHEQVKKICAAISDLAGKAGKKKREVAAPEFDQAYFDQLKSKVGDELTDALDTKKHPKLESYELVKQIKDKLKAELPEDDDEAKHKLSHYYEALREKIFRDQVTHKRRRPDAREFDQIRDIWIEVGVLPRVHGSAVFTRGETQALVTTTLGTPDDAQRIERFEGETRKRFMLHYNFPPFSVGEVGRMTGVGRREVGHGALAERAILAVMPSDDKWPYAMRVVSDILESNGSSSMATVCGASLSLMDAGVPLSSAVAGVAMGLVKEGNDYAILTDIAGAEDHYGDMDFKVAGTRKGITALQMDIKVMGITSKIMHEAMEQARRGRLYILDKMEGVISGGREDISAFAPRIYTLQIPTDKIRDLIGPGGKMIRSIIEQTGVKIDVDDTGKVNVASSDGPSAQKAIQMINDLTAVPEVGKTYLGKVVRIAEFGAFVEIIPGTDGLLHISEIAEHRVRSVEDELKEGDQVLVKVLGIEGNRIKLSRKAILREQRAKMGGGGGEGEGGPAPSGDGGEAPAPRAASNAPGEETVTFEGGGNFEEAEEGEPNFNREDANRETVGAVPRPDRPRGGGGGRPGGGGGGRRHGGGGGGRGGRGGRGGPRGGGGGRGPGGGGGH, from the coding sequence ATGAAACAGACAGCCACTGTTGAACTTGCAGGCGGCAAAACTCTCCTATTGGAAACTGGACATCTGGCCAAACAAGCCCAAGGCTCAGCCATTGTCCGCAGCGGCGACAACGTTGTGATTGGCACGGCGTGCTGCAATCCTGAACCGCGGGAAGGCATAGACTTCTTCCCCCTGACTGTTGACTATCGCGAATACACCTACGCCGGCGGACGCATTCCCGGCGGCTTCATCAAGCGTGAAGGCCGTCCCAGCGAACGCGAAGTCCTCACCTGCCGGCAGATTGACCGCCCCATCCGCCCGCTTTTTCCGGAAGGCTTCCGCAATGAGACCCAGGTGATCTCCCTGGTGCTCTCCGCCGACTCGGAAAACGATCCTGACGTTCTGGCCATCAACGCCGCCTCCTGCGCCCTGACGCTTTCTGACATTCCGTTTCACGGCCCGGTGGGCGCGGTGCGCATTGGCATTGTGAATGACCAGATGGTGGTGAACCCCACCTACGCGGAAATGGCCGAGAGCCTGCTCAACATCATGGTGGTGGGCACGGCGGAAGGCATTTGCATGGTGGAGTCCGGCGCCAAGGAAATCTCTGAAGACCGCGTGCTGGAAGCCATTGAGTTTGGCCACGAGCAGGTCAAGAAGATCTGCGCGGCCATCAGCGACCTGGCGGGCAAAGCGGGCAAGAAGAAGCGCGAAGTCGCAGCGCCGGAGTTCGATCAGGCCTACTTCGACCAGCTGAAGTCCAAAGTCGGCGACGAACTGACCGACGCGCTGGACACCAAGAAGCATCCTAAGCTGGAAAGCTACGAACTGGTCAAACAGATCAAGGACAAGCTGAAAGCCGAGCTTCCGGAAGATGACGACGAAGCCAAACACAAGCTCTCGCATTATTACGAAGCGCTACGCGAGAAGATTTTCCGCGACCAGGTGACGCACAAGCGGCGCCGTCCGGATGCCCGCGAGTTTGACCAGATCCGCGACATCTGGATTGAAGTGGGCGTCCTGCCGCGCGTGCACGGTTCGGCGGTCTTTACCCGCGGCGAGACCCAGGCGCTGGTGACCACCACGCTGGGCACGCCCGATGACGCGCAACGCATCGAGCGTTTTGAAGGCGAAACCCGCAAGCGCTTCATGCTGCATTACAACTTCCCGCCATTTTCCGTGGGCGAAGTCGGCCGCATGACCGGCGTGGGACGCCGCGAAGTCGGACACGGAGCACTGGCGGAACGCGCCATTCTGGCCGTGATGCCCAGTGACGACAAGTGGCCTTACGCCATGCGCGTGGTTTCCGACATTCTGGAATCCAACGGCTCGTCTTCGATGGCCACGGTCTGCGGAGCGTCACTCTCGCTGATGGACGCCGGCGTGCCGCTGTCGTCCGCGGTGGCCGGAGTCGCCATGGGACTGGTAAAGGAAGGCAACGATTACGCCATCCTCACCGACATTGCCGGAGCGGAAGACCATTACGGTGACATGGACTTCAAAGTCGCCGGAACACGCAAGGGCATTACCGCGCTGCAGATGGACATCAAGGTGATGGGCATAACGTCCAAAATCATGCATGAAGCCATGGAGCAGGCGCGGCGCGGGCGGCTGTACATCCTGGACAAGATGGAAGGCGTGATCAGCGGCGGGCGCGAAGATATCTCCGCGTTTGCTCCGCGCATTTACACCTTGCAGATTCCCACGGACAAGATCCGCGACCTGATCGGACCCGGCGGCAAGATGATCCGCAGCATCATCGAGCAGACCGGCGTGAAGATTGACGTGGACGATACCGGCAAAGTCAACGTGGCTTCCAGCGACGGACCTTCCGCGCAGAAAGCCATCCAGATGATCAACGATCTGACCGCGGTGCCGGAAGTTGGCAAGACGTATCTGGGCAAAGTGGTTCGGATCGCCGAGTTCGGCGCCTTCGTGGAGATCATCCCGGGAACGGACGGCCTGCTGCACATCAGCGAGATTGCGGAACATCGCGTGCGCAGCGTGGAAGACGAGCTCAAAGAAGGCGACCAGGTGCTGGTGAAAGTCCTGGGCATTGAAGGCAACCGCATCAAGCTGAGCCGCAAAGCCATCCTGCGCGAACAGCGCGCCAAGATGGGCGGAGGCGGCGGCGAAGGGGAAGGCGGACCGGCGCCGTCCGGCGACGGTGGCGAGGCTCCGGCCCCGCGCGCAGCTTCCAACGCACCCGGAGAAGAAACCGTCACCTTTGAAGGCGGCGGCAACTTTGAAGAAGCTGAAGAAGGCGAACCGAACTTCAATCGTGAAGACGCCAACCGGGAAACCGTTGGCGCCGTTCCGCGGCCTGATCGTCCGCGTGGCGGTGGTGGCGGCCGGCCCGGTGGCGGAGGCGGTGGACGCCGTCATGGCGGAGGCGGTGGTGGACGCGGCGGCCGCGGAGGTCGTGGCGGTCCGCGCGGTGGTGGCGGCGGACGCGGTCCCGGCGGCGGAGGCGGTCACTAG
- the rpsO gene encoding 30S ribosomal protein S15, producing MLARERKSDVIHRYRRDESDTGSPEVQIAILSERIGELTEHFKTHKKDHASRRGLLMMVSKRRRLLDYLKKYDTERYKDVIQKLGIRK from the coding sequence GTGTTAGCGAGAGAGCGCAAGTCCGACGTCATCCACCGTTACCGCAGGGACGAGTCCGATACCGGTAGCCCGGAAGTGCAGATTGCCATCCTGAGCGAGCGGATTGGTGAGTTGACCGAGCACTTCAAGACCCATAAGAAGGACCATGCCTCCCGGCGCGGTCTGCTCATGATGGTCAGCAAGCGTCGTCGTTTGCTGGACTATCTAAAGAAGTACGATACCGAACGCTATAAAGACGTCATCCAGAAACTTGGAATCCGTAAATAA
- a CDS encoding alpha/beta hydrolase — MQESNFILTSSDGAEIFVYRWLPTSAPKAVVQIVHGMAEHAGRYARLASALTSAGYAVYAGDLRGHGRTAKTPGDLGLFAERDGWHKCLDDIWQINRRMAAEHPQIPIVVIGHSMGSTLVRQFIAEHGDALAGAVLSGCSGQPTPLAQAGRLITRLERLRLGRRGTSSLVQSLTFDAFNKKFEPARTKFDWLSRDPAEVDKYIADPLCGFAARVQLWIDLLDAWAKMAKAASMARTPKDLPVYVISGTHDPASAGTKALEPLLAAYRTAGLKNLSHKFYSEARHELFNETNRDEVTRDLIAWMDTVV; from the coding sequence ATGCAGGAGTCCAACTTCATCCTGACCTCGTCTGACGGCGCGGAGATCTTTGTCTATCGCTGGCTGCCGACGTCCGCGCCGAAAGCCGTGGTGCAGATCGTCCACGGGATGGCGGAACATGCGGGACGTTACGCGCGCCTGGCATCGGCGCTGACTTCCGCAGGCTACGCGGTTTACGCCGGTGATTTGCGCGGGCACGGCCGGACGGCGAAAACTCCAGGGGACCTGGGGCTGTTTGCCGAGCGCGACGGCTGGCACAAATGCCTGGACGACATCTGGCAAATCAACCGGCGCATGGCGGCTGAACATCCGCAAATTCCGATCGTGGTGATCGGCCACTCCATGGGCTCCACGCTGGTCCGCCAATTCATCGCCGAACACGGTGACGCGCTGGCCGGCGCGGTGCTTTCAGGTTGCAGCGGCCAGCCTACGCCGCTCGCCCAGGCCGGGAGGCTCATCACGCGCCTCGAACGTTTGCGTCTGGGCCGGCGGGGAACCAGTTCGCTGGTGCAATCACTCACCTTTGATGCCTTCAACAAAAAGTTTGAGCCGGCACGCACCAAGTTCGACTGGCTCTCCCGCGACCCGGCTGAAGTGGACAAGTACATCGCGGATCCATTGTGCGGCTTTGCCGCGCGCGTCCAACTGTGGATTGACCTGCTGGACGCCTGGGCCAAGATGGCCAAAGCAGCCAGCATGGCGCGGACGCCAAAAGACCTTCCGGTCTATGTGATCTCAGGCACGCATGACCCGGCGAGCGCGGGAACGAAAGCGCTGGAGCCGCTGCTGGCGGCGTATCGGACGGCGGGTCTCAAGAATCTTTCACACAAGTTCTATTCCGAAGCCCGGCACGAGCTGTTCAATGAGACAAATCGGGACGAGGTGACGCGGGATTTGATTGCATGGATGGATACTGTCGTCTGA
- a CDS encoding tetratricopeptide repeat protein, with amino-acid sequence MVVCLGLTCAAVAADTGPAALVSAGHFKRARVILEARVAENPQDADSLVLLARVRLAYEDHEEAARLLQQALDAQPAHSDAHVYLAETYSMKVEHAGVFEKPGMARKIRSECERALAANPNNIDAMETLLDFHLEAPGMVGGDKGKTHELAARIAKLDAVRGNFAKAEIAAKEKRFDQQEAFLLQAAAADPRSYPALVAVAELYLKERRQDYNKAADYAHKAIAVDPGRVRAYAILAQVHAARDQWPELERILAQAEKEVPDDLFPHFAAGNTLLLSGHEPARAETYFRKYLTQEPEGEAPTLAEAHWHLGLALEQQGRKHEAIREIQTALKMKPGLKEAQRDLKRLKG; translated from the coding sequence ATGGTTGTGTGTCTCGGCCTGACGTGCGCGGCTGTCGCCGCCGATACCGGCCCTGCGGCGCTGGTGAGCGCCGGCCACTTCAAGAGAGCGCGCGTGATTTTGGAGGCCCGCGTGGCGGAGAATCCTCAGGACGCGGATTCGCTCGTGCTGCTGGCTCGCGTGCGCCTGGCCTACGAAGACCACGAGGAAGCTGCCCGGCTGCTGCAACAAGCGCTGGACGCTCAGCCGGCGCACTCGGACGCGCACGTGTACCTGGCGGAAACCTACAGCATGAAGGTGGAGCACGCGGGCGTTTTTGAGAAGCCGGGCATGGCCAGGAAGATCAGGAGCGAATGCGAACGCGCGCTGGCCGCGAATCCCAACAACATTGATGCTATGGAAACGCTGCTGGACTTCCACCTGGAGGCGCCGGGCATGGTCGGCGGCGACAAAGGCAAGACGCACGAGCTGGCTGCGCGCATTGCCAAGCTTGACGCCGTCCGCGGAAATTTTGCCAAAGCGGAAATCGCCGCCAAGGAGAAACGTTTCGACCAGCAGGAGGCCTTTCTGCTGCAGGCCGCCGCGGCCGATCCGCGGTCGTACCCCGCGCTGGTAGCTGTGGCTGAGCTGTACCTCAAAGAGCGCAGGCAAGATTACAACAAAGCCGCCGACTACGCGCACAAGGCGATCGCCGTGGACCCGGGCCGCGTGCGGGCGTACGCAATCCTGGCCCAGGTGCACGCCGCCCGAGATCAGTGGCCTGAACTGGAGCGGATTCTGGCACAGGCGGAAAAAGAAGTGCCAGACGATCTCTTTCCCCACTTTGCCGCCGGCAACACGCTGCTGCTGAGCGGCCACGAGCCCGCGCGCGCAGAGACGTACTTCCGCAAATATCTAACGCAAGAGCCGGAAGGCGAAGCGCCCACGCTGGCTGAGGCCCACTGGCATCTGGGGCTCGCGCTGGAACAGCAAGGGCGCAAGCATGAGGCCATCCGGGAAATCCAGACCGCGCTGAAGATGAAGCCGGGACTAAAAGAGGCGCAAAGGGACCTGAAGAGATTGAAGGGTTAG
- a CDS encoding AMP-binding protein yields MHGFYSGFLQSAERFPDRVATELQRTSGAVESLSYAELRRQSESAGRWLRESGMSAGVRCAIMAGNGPLWVSAYLGIMSAGAVAVPLDTAFNAHQVNKLLWDCGASVIFTDSKNLPVVEEAVDQTLVRVVMIDGSGEGRYSNLLSMFAAGPGDFTPATIQESDLAVILYTSGTTSDPKGVMLTHGNLLAEAKSVFSTIAVSEKDAILGVLPLFHALAQMANLLLPYAVGARVVYLEELNTTDLLRALSERNITLFACVPQFFYLIHERVMQEVKKRPWASRMAFRALMNISAAGRVTGLNAIGINLGRLFFGKVHRLLGPKMRYFVTGGSAFDAAVGRDLEKLGFTVLQAYGLTECSGAATVTRPKGGVMGSVGPPLQFVQVKVVDPQPVEGLPHPVGEVIIGGDIVMKGYYNRADATNETIRDGWLYSGDLGYLDRRGTLFITGRKKEIIVLSSGKNIYPEELENHYLHSPFIKEICVMGLVSRPGEPFSERLHAVIVPDFDVLRERKIVNSHEVIRFDVENLSAELPSTKRILSFDLWLDPLPRTSTRKLKRFEILRRVMAGERGGAESASAVEEPTAEEAMWLSQPDVQKALAVIKDASKAKKPVLPSSNLELDLGFDSMERVELIVALERELDAKADDKVISEVYTVREMVDAILQARGGAAGTRTGLPGWDAILASDPDDPAVLKSLHNNVLLTLWWFLLGKCVAVLMRVFFNLRVSGKDKLPKSGPFILSPNHQSFLDGPVVASQIPWRLFKNMFYVGTSEIFGRGILKFVARMFKLVPVDPDSNLVNAMRAGAIGLRRGNNLVLYPEGERSIDGTPKKFKKGAAILAAHLKVPIYPVALEGFYDAWPRSKRLPRLSKLRVQFGDPIQPPDAVKNPEETYKQITGQLRESVVHMWEGLRDQSGEHAQATGD; encoded by the coding sequence ATGCATGGCTTTTATAGTGGTTTTCTCCAATCCGCAGAGAGGTTCCCTGACCGCGTCGCCACCGAGTTGCAGCGGACGTCAGGCGCGGTGGAGAGCCTCAGTTACGCCGAATTGCGCCGCCAGTCGGAGTCGGCGGGCCGCTGGCTGCGCGAATCCGGCATGTCAGCCGGCGTGCGCTGCGCCATCATGGCCGGCAACGGGCCGCTGTGGGTCTCAGCCTACCTGGGCATCATGTCCGCCGGAGCCGTAGCTGTTCCGCTGGACACGGCGTTCAACGCCCACCAGGTTAACAAGCTGCTGTGGGACTGCGGCGCGTCCGTGATCTTTACTGATTCCAAGAATCTGCCCGTGGTCGAAGAGGCCGTGGACCAGACGCTGGTCCGCGTGGTGATGATTGACGGTTCCGGTGAAGGCCGCTACTCCAACTTGCTGAGCATGTTCGCCGCCGGCCCCGGAGACTTCACTCCCGCCACCATCCAGGAAAGCGACCTGGCGGTGATCTTGTACACCTCCGGCACCACCTCTGATCCCAAAGGCGTAATGCTCACTCACGGCAACCTGCTGGCGGAAGCCAAGTCCGTGTTCAGCACCATTGCGGTGAGCGAAAAAGACGCCATTCTGGGCGTGCTGCCGCTCTTCCACGCGCTGGCGCAGATGGCCAACCTGCTGCTTCCTTATGCTGTGGGCGCGCGCGTGGTGTATCTGGAAGAGCTGAACACCACGGACTTGCTGCGCGCGTTGAGCGAACGCAACATCACGCTCTTTGCCTGTGTCCCCCAATTCTTCTACCTGATCCACGAGCGCGTGATGCAGGAAGTCAAAAAACGCCCGTGGGCCTCGCGGATGGCCTTCCGCGCGCTCATGAACATCTCCGCCGCGGGACGGGTCACCGGCCTGAACGCGATTGGCATCAACCTGGGGAGACTGTTCTTCGGCAAAGTCCACCGGCTGCTGGGCCCGAAGATGCGGTACTTCGTCACTGGCGGCTCGGCGTTTGACGCCGCGGTAGGCCGCGATCTGGAAAAACTCGGCTTCACCGTGCTGCAGGCCTACGGCCTCACCGAGTGCAGCGGCGCCGCCACCGTCACCCGGCCCAAAGGCGGCGTGATGGGCTCGGTCGGACCGCCGCTCCAGTTCGTGCAAGTCAAGGTCGTTGACCCGCAGCCCGTGGAAGGTCTGCCCCATCCCGTGGGCGAGGTCATCATCGGCGGCGACATCGTGATGAAGGGTTACTACAACCGTGCCGACGCAACCAACGAAACCATCCGCGACGGCTGGCTCTACTCCGGCGACCTGGGCTACCTGGACCGGCGCGGCACCCTCTTTATTACCGGACGGAAGAAGGAAATCATCGTCCTCAGCTCGGGCAAGAACATCTATCCCGAGGAGTTGGAGAACCATTACCTGCATTCTCCTTTTATCAAGGAGATCTGCGTGATGGGGCTGGTGAGCCGGCCGGGCGAGCCGTTTTCCGAGCGCCTGCACGCGGTGATTGTGCCTGACTTTGACGTGCTGCGCGAGCGAAAGATCGTCAACTCGCATGAGGTCATCCGCTTTGACGTGGAGAATCTTTCCGCCGAATTGCCCAGCACCAAACGCATCCTGAGTTTTGATCTGTGGCTTGATCCGCTGCCTCGCACCAGCACGCGCAAGCTCAAGCGTTTTGAAATCCTGCGTCGCGTGATGGCCGGTGAGCGTGGCGGCGCGGAGAGCGCCTCTGCTGTAGAAGAGCCCACAGCGGAAGAAGCCATGTGGCTGTCGCAGCCGGACGTGCAAAAGGCCTTGGCTGTGATCAAAGATGCCAGCAAGGCCAAGAAGCCCGTGCTGCCTTCGTCCAACCTGGAGCTTGATCTGGGCTTTGACTCCATGGAGCGCGTGGAACTCATCGTCGCGCTGGAACGCGAGCTTGACGCCAAGGCCGACGACAAAGTCATCTCTGAGGTTTACACCGTCCGCGAAATGGTGGACGCCATTCTTCAGGCCCGTGGCGGCGCTGCCGGCACGCGAACCGGCCTTCCCGGATGGGACGCCATCCTGGCCTCTGACCCCGATGACCCGGCCGTTTTGAAGTCCCTGCACAACAACGTGCTGCTCACGCTGTGGTGGTTCTTGCTGGGCAAATGCGTGGCTGTGCTCATGCGCGTCTTCTTCAATCTGCGCGTCAGCGGCAAAGATAAACTGCCCAAGTCCGGGCCGTTTATCCTGTCACCCAACCACCAGAGTTTTCTTGATGGGCCCGTAGTCGCCAGCCAGATTCCCTGGCGGCTCTTCAAGAACATGTTTTACGTTGGGACCAGTGAAATCTTTGGCCGGGGCATCCTGAAGTTTGTGGCCCGGATGTTCAAGCTCGTCCCCGTGGACCCCGACTCCAACCTGGTCAACGCCATGCGCGCCGGCGCCATCGGACTCCGTCGCGGCAACAACCTGGTTCTTTATCCTGAAGGCGAGCGCTCCATTGACGGCACGCCGAAGAAGTTCAAGAAAGGCGCCGCCATCCTGGCTGCGCACCTGAAAGTGCCCATCTATCCGGTAGCGTTGGAAGGCTTCTACGACGCTTGGCCGCGCAGCAAGCGGCTTCCCCGCCTGTCAAAGCTGCGCGTGCAGTTTGGCGACCCCATCCAGCCGCCCGACGCGGTGAAGAATCCCGAAGAAACCTACAAGCAGATCACAGGACAACTCCGCGAAAGCGTCGTGCATATGTGGGAGGGCTTGCGCGATCAATCAGGAGAACACGCGCAGGCGACGGGGGATTGA
- a CDS encoding BON domain-containing protein: protein MSAVRGIALTLFLLLTLPTFSPVQRTHRGGRYDEGIRTAVGRLLAGKSDYKNVKAEVGDSVVTLTGSVELASTRKFLVRKVRDIAHVNSVRNEIALDPPAENDTAVLGRVQQRLEDAGLKGITLRVREGAVTLEGMVRNTRDRERAMQMVRETPGVKEVESKLTVAEE from the coding sequence ATGTCTGCTGTTCGGGGCATTGCCTTGACGTTGTTCTTGTTGCTTACGCTTCCGACGTTCTCGCCGGTACAGCGCACTCACCGCGGCGGACGCTATGACGAAGGGATTCGCACCGCTGTTGGCCGGTTGCTGGCGGGCAAGAGCGACTACAAGAACGTAAAAGCCGAGGTCGGCGACAGCGTAGTAACGTTGACGGGCAGCGTTGAGCTGGCGAGCACGCGCAAGTTTCTGGTGCGCAAGGTCCGCGACATCGCCCACGTAAACAGCGTCCGCAATGAGATTGCGCTCGATCCCCCGGCGGAAAATGACACGGCAGTTCTGGGACGGGTGCAGCAGCGGCTGGAAGACGCCGGACTGAAGGGCATCACGCTGCGTGTCCGAGAAGGAGCAGTCACGCTGGAAGGAATGGTGCGCAACACGCGCGACCGTGAACGCGCCATGCAAATGGTCCGCGAAACCCCCGGCGTGAAAGAAGTGGAATCAAAGCTGACGGTGGCGGAAGAATAA
- a CDS encoding deoxyribodipyrimidine photo-lyase: MTIGHVLQRKQKMNGLKKLAADPRVTVRRAGAPDPNGKCVVYWMQRSQRALDNPALEVAVRAANLLGQPCVVFFAPVPFYPHANLRHYHFLNQGIPAIAKRLAQRGIGFVLRRFPDHHLLKFCDEVLPVLVVGDENPMREPESWRARVMQRLRVPFWTVDADVIVPSKLLMKEQYAAYTARPVIRRLLPEFLRPVGNTKAKVKWKAPEDLQSLQADVDITEGWPLDRSVPPSSYFVGGTDEALKRVKHFVKNQLAGYVADRNKPELDSTSHLSPYLHFGHIGPHTVALAVQKAAAPKAAKAAFLEQMIVRRELAVNFVRFNPDYDNFESGPPWAHKSLAAHAGDGRTIYTQRQLEYARTHDPLWNAAQQQMTVTGWMHNYLRMYWAKKILEWSKTPAQAFKTAVYLNDKYELDGRDPNGYAGIAWAIVGKHDRPWFDRPVFGMVRYMAFNSTSRKFDSKRYIAQMRSLVDAQSS; encoded by the coding sequence ATGACAATTGGCCATGTGTTACAACGAAAGCAGAAGATGAACGGACTCAAAAAACTCGCCGCCGATCCGCGCGTGACCGTCCGCCGCGCCGGCGCGCCTGATCCTAACGGCAAATGCGTTGTGTACTGGATGCAGCGCTCGCAGCGCGCGCTGGATAATCCCGCGCTGGAGGTGGCGGTGCGCGCCGCCAACCTGCTGGGCCAGCCCTGCGTCGTGTTCTTCGCGCCCGTGCCGTTCTATCCGCACGCCAATCTGCGCCACTACCATTTTCTGAACCAAGGGATCCCGGCGATCGCCAAGCGGCTGGCGCAGCGCGGCATCGGATTTGTGTTGCGGCGATTTCCTGATCACCATCTGCTCAAGTTTTGCGATGAAGTTCTTCCGGTGCTGGTCGTCGGCGATGAGAACCCCATGCGCGAGCCTGAAAGCTGGCGCGCCCGAGTGATGCAGCGCCTGCGCGTGCCGTTCTGGACCGTGGACGCCGACGTGATCGTCCCCAGCAAGCTGCTGATGAAAGAGCAGTACGCGGCCTACACCGCGCGTCCGGTGATCCGTCGTTTGTTGCCGGAGTTTCTGCGCCCGGTGGGGAATACGAAAGCAAAAGTGAAGTGGAAGGCGCCAGAAGACTTGCAGTCGCTGCAGGCGGACGTGGATATTACAGAAGGCTGGCCGCTGGACCGTTCCGTGCCGCCGAGCAGTTACTTTGTCGGGGGAACCGACGAAGCGCTGAAGCGCGTGAAGCATTTCGTCAAAAACCAGCTTGCCGGATACGTTGCTGATCGCAACAAGCCGGAGCTTGATTCCACCAGCCATCTGTCGCCTTACCTGCATTTTGGACACATTGGGCCGCACACCGTGGCGCTGGCTGTCCAGAAAGCGGCCGCGCCCAAGGCCGCCAAGGCCGCGTTTCTGGAACAGATGATCGTCCGGCGCGAGCTGGCGGTGAACTTTGTGCGCTTCAATCCTGATTACGACAACTTTGAGAGCGGACCACCCTGGGCGCACAAGAGTCTGGCCGCCCACGCGGGCGATGGCCGCACGATTTACACGCAACGCCAGCTCGAATACGCGCGAACCCACGATCCCTTGTGGAACGCCGCGCAGCAGCAGATGACCGTGACTGGCTGGATGCACAACTACCTGCGCATGTACTGGGCCAAGAAGATTCTGGAATGGAGCAAGACACCGGCGCAGGCGTTCAAGACCGCCGTCTATCTGAATGACAAATACGAACTGGATGGCCGCGATCCCAATGGCTACGCGGGCATCGCCTGGGCGATTGTGGGCAAACATGACCGACCGTGGTTTGACCGTCCGGTGTTCGGCATGGTGCGTTACATGGCGTTCAACAGCACTTCCAGGAAGTTTGACAGCAAAAGGTATATCGCCCAGATGCGGAGCCTGGTTGACGCCCAGTCTTCTTAA